DNA sequence from the Streptomyces sp. NBC_01497 genome:
CACAGAAGATGAGCCAGAACCCAGTAGTGACGTCACTTGTCGACGGGTTTGGGAGGCGCCCAGAACCACGGTCGGGTGATGTTGATGAGTTCGGGAGGCGCTGGGGTTCTTGCCAGTGCAGCATCGGGCTGCTCCTGGTGAAAGGTCCTGGTCATGCCGCGAATGTCGAAGGTCGAGCTGTACGCCGCGATCCGGCGTGACCATCGCGACGGCATGTCGATGCGGGAGCTTGAGCGCAAGCACGGCGTGACCTGGCGGACGGTACGCAAGGCGTTGGACTCGTCCTGGCCTGAGCCCCGTAAGAGGCTGCCTCCTCGAGCCACCACGCTGGACCCGTATAAAGCGGTGATTGATGAGATCCTGCGGGCTGACCTGGACGCGCCGCGCAAGCAGCGGCACACGGTCACCCGGATCTTTCACCGACTGGTCGAGGAGCACGGGGCGGACGTCTCTTACGGCGTGGTGCGCTACTACGTCGCCGGCCGGAAGCCCGTCCCCGTCTCCGAGCGGGATCTGCAGTGCGGCGGGGTATGCCGGGAAGCGGGCGTGGTCGCGTGGATGTACCTGCGGGAGCGCAACGGCCGCCGGGAGGCGGTGCACGAGCGCTCGGAGGACCAAGCCCGGCACCAAGCAGTCCTGTCGGACGAGCACAAGGCATACCAGGAGCTGTCTCGGCGGCCGACGGGCATCGCACGGACAGCGAGGTGCTTACACCGGTAGGACCTGCCGGGGGCGCAGCGCCTGGGCGGCAAGGGGCAGCTGGCGCGGCCGACACGTGACCGCACGCTCATGACCAGCGGCAAGGCACTCCACGCTGTGCCGATCTCAGAGTGCCGTTCCCGAGACAGAGACACGGGGCGGGATGCACCGCCCCATGACAGCCACGCCCGCCCCAGGTACCGCCCCACGACAGTGACCACGCTCATCATCCACACCCGACCAGCGGAAACACCCCGAACTGACATGCCGGCCAATGACACCACCCACCGACACCAAACCGGCACATTGCAGCGTGGCTATCGGCATCATCCGACTCGTCGCTCCTACTGCCCGGCCGAGTGGGCTTCCTTCCCTGGTGAGACAGATTTGTCGCTCAGCTTGCGGGAGGGGGCGTCCGCCCGTTCTGCCATTTGACTCAATTTGTCCATGCGGCGAGAGGAGCGGCGCGTCAGACCTGGTAGGTGACGGGGGCACGGTGGTGGACGTGCCCCCGACCGTGATTTGCTCGCCCTGGCAGTGAGGCAGGAAGACAGCATTGTCGTGGCGTACGTGAAGGGGTTGTGATGCAGGTAGCGGTGGTCACCTTCGACGGGTTCAACGAACTCGACAGTTTCATCGCCTCCGCACTGATCAACCGGTGCCGCAACGGCGGCCTGGAGGCCCTCATCACGACGCCGACGGCGGTGGTCACGTCGATGAATGGCGTCGAGGTGACGGGGCAGCGCCCGATGGAGTTCGTGGCGGAGGCCGACGTCGTCCTGATCGGCAGTGGGGTCAAGGCACAGGAGGTGGCCGCCGACAACCTGCTGCTGTCCCGGCTGCCGCTCGATCCCTCGCGGCAGCTGATCGGTGCGCAGTGTTCCGGCGCTCTGGTCCTGGCGCGTCTGGGGCTGCTGGGTGACACCCCGGCGTGCACCGACAGGAAGAGCCGGCCCTTCGTCGAGGCCTGCGGTGTCACCGTGCTGGACGGGCCGTTCCACGCCGAAGGGAACATCGCTACAGCGGGCGGCTGTCTGGCGTCGCAGTATCTCGCCACTTGGGTGATCACGCGGACGCTCGGGGCGGACGCCGCCCGCGACGTCCTCGACTGTGTGGCGCCGGTCGGTGAAAGCCCTGAGACCGCGGAGCGCGCCCTGCGTGCGGTACGCGCGGGCGCACTGAGCAGCCGCTGATCCCTAACCGGGGCGCGGCTGCATCGCTGCGTCACGGGCGGAACTCTCCTACGGCTTTGCCGAGGTCGCGTTCGAGCTCTCCGTCACTCTGCAGGCCCCGGTCAGCCAGGTGGTCGAGGCGCTCGCGGGTTTCGGGCAGGGCGATCAGGCCCTGGAACAGGACGGCGTCGGAGCGGACATGCGCGGGTTCCGCCAGGGTGAGGTCGTTGATCGCGCGTTTGGCGGCCTTGACGCCCTGGGGTGGGAAGCCGGCGATGCGCTTGGCCAGGCTCTCGACGAAGCCGTCCAGTTCGGTGTCGGGCAGGGCGCGGTTGATCCAGCCATACCGTTCGGCGAGGTCGGCGTCGAAGTCGGCGGCTCCGGTGATGGCTTCGACGGCGCGGGTCCGGCCCAGCCTCCGGGTCAGGTGCTGGATCCCGCCCCCGCCGGGTAGGGCACCGGTACCGGCCTCGAACTGGCCGAAGACCGCGTTATCCCGCGATGCGAAGATCATGTCGCAGGCGAGGGCGAGTTCGTTGCCGCCGCCGCGGGCGCGGCCCCGCACTTTGGCGATGGTGATGACCGGGACCCGGGCCAGCTTGTGGAGAAACATGCCGAGGGAGGCGTCGCCGGGCCCCCCGGCCTTGGCTGCCTCGGCGGTGTACTGCGGGACCGCCGCCAGGTCGACATGCGCCGAGAAGTAGTTGGGGGAGGCGCTGTCGATGATGACAACGCGCACGTCGCCGGGGTCGTTGGACAGGCCGTCGACGAGGGAGACCAGGTCACGGACCAGGTCGACACCGAGGAGGTTGAGGGGTCCGGCATCGAGAGTGGCGGACAGAACGCCGTCCTCGACTCGGGTTTGGATCGACGTGTAGTCAAAGGCCATGACAACTCCAGCCGGTAGGAACGTGTGTGGAACATGCCTTGGGGCCACCTCACCAGGGGCATCTGGATGCGGCACCAGGCCCGGTTCCAGGCGTGCTATTGGTTCGTCGTCGGTTCATTGAGAATCTGTCCGGGGGGCCGCGGGCAGTTCGGCCCAGACTGTTTTTCCCTGCGGGTGGAACCGGGTCCCCCATTGGTCCGTGAGGCTCGCCACGATGAACAGCCCGCGGCCGCTCTCGTCGACGGTGCGGGCGTGTTGGACGCGTGGAACGCTGGTCGCG
Encoded proteins:
- a CDS encoding enoyl-CoA hydratase/isomerase family protein, whose product is MAFDYTSIQTRVEDGVLSATLDAGPLNLLGVDLVRDLVSLVDGLSNDPGDVRVVIIDSASPNYFSAHVDLAAVPQYTAEAAKAGGPGDASLGMFLHKLARVPVITIAKVRGRARGGGNELALACDMIFASRDNAVFGQFEAGTGALPGGGGIQHLTRRLGRTRAVEAITGAADFDADLAERYGWINRALPDTELDGFVESLAKRIAGFPPQGVKAAKRAINDLTLAEPAHVRSDAVLFQGLIALPETRERLDHLADRGLQSDGELERDLGKAVGEFRP
- a CDS encoding DJ-1/PfpI family protein; amino-acid sequence: MQVAVVTFDGFNELDSFIASALINRCRNGGLEALITTPTAVVTSMNGVEVTGQRPMEFVAEADVVLIGSGVKAQEVAADNLLLSRLPLDPSRQLIGAQCSGALVLARLGLLGDTPACTDRKSRPFVEACGVTVLDGPFHAEGNIATAGGCLASQYLATWVITRTLGADAARDVLDCVAPVGESPETAERALRAVRAGALSSR